Proteins encoded together in one Priestia aryabhattai window:
- a CDS encoding amidohydrolase, with translation MNFSKNVIQQKEAIFQTYKELHDLAEPSWHEKKTSKYVAQFLSQSGLEVQTFNDHYGLTAEIAGQTKQIIAIRADMDALLQEVDGVERANHSCGHDAHSTMVLYAAKMLASSKTPPLHTIRFIFQPAEETAKGALQMIKDGALDDVSLLFGIHLRPHTEVPGGKAAPAILHGSALTIEGQIKGVQAHAARPHEGKNPIESVSLLLQLLKNIRLTSEAAFSVQMTQVKAGASSSNVSPETASFTLDLRAPANELMDELKSQVTAVMKHVSELNDTPIVWKESGFSPAAQPDDYAVTLVEKAIVDVLGPEALTKPCVSVGAEDFHFYTWTFSHIKATMLGLGCDLKPGLHHPHMTFQKEALISGTQILLHALSQAAYTLEKEVKK, from the coding sequence ATGAATTTCTCAAAGAATGTCATACAGCAAAAAGAAGCGATTTTTCAAACGTATAAAGAATTACATGATTTGGCTGAACCAAGCTGGCACGAGAAAAAAACATCTAAATACGTGGCTCAGTTTCTTTCACAGTCAGGTCTAGAAGTTCAAACATTTAATGACCATTACGGATTAACAGCAGAAATAGCAGGACAAACGAAGCAAATTATTGCGATCAGAGCTGATATGGATGCTTTGCTTCAAGAAGTAGACGGCGTCGAACGAGCGAACCATTCCTGTGGTCATGATGCACACAGCACGATGGTTTTATATGCGGCCAAAATGCTGGCTTCTTCTAAAACGCCTCCTCTTCATACCATTCGTTTTATCTTTCAGCCTGCAGAAGAAACAGCAAAAGGCGCTCTGCAAATGATTAAAGACGGAGCTTTAGATGATGTCTCTCTTTTATTCGGCATTCATTTACGTCCACATACGGAAGTTCCTGGTGGAAAGGCTGCTCCTGCTATTCTGCACGGCTCTGCCTTAACCATTGAAGGACAAATTAAAGGAGTTCAAGCACATGCCGCCAGACCGCATGAAGGAAAAAACCCCATTGAATCTGTGTCCTTGCTTCTTCAACTGCTGAAAAATATTCGGCTAACAAGTGAAGCAGCGTTTTCAGTGCAAATGACGCAAGTAAAAGCTGGTGCTTCTTCATCTAATGTGAGTCCTGAAACGGCTTCATTCACGTTGGATTTACGTGCACCGGCTAATGAGTTAATGGATGAACTTAAAAGCCAAGTCACAGCTGTTATGAAACATGTCTCTGAGTTAAATGATACACCTATTGTTTGGAAAGAAAGTGGTTTCTCTCCTGCTGCTCAGCCCGATGATTATGCTGTGACGCTAGTAGAAAAGGCTATCGTTGATGTGCTAGGACCAGAAGCTTTGACAAAACCTTGTGTCTCTGTAGGAGCAGAAGATTTTCACTTTTACACGTGGACATTTTCTCATATCAAAGCGACAATGCTCGGACTTGGATGTGATTTAAAACCAGGGTTGCACCACCCTCATATGACTTTTCAAAAAGAAGCGCTGATTTCAGGAACACAAATTCTCCTGCACGCCTTATCGCAAGCAGCTTATACATTAGAAAAGGAAGTGAAAAAATGA
- a CDS encoding MurR/RpiR family transcriptional regulator, which produces MNTQTFQHLVKEKFSALSPGQKKVAEFLVSSLEEGALHTAFQIGREVGVSETTVIRLAYALGLNGFSDMQERIRQDWLGSKQSPSHPKEAAEKNNLSDTSMFTHTLQHEKQILDELIHQVEEEDIWQIVEALRQADQIYIGGFRESYTAAYWLYYKMSQLREHIYVSLPTGYLLETLCHFTEKSVVLVFSLPRYTKEAVALAEQAKKQGALVIAITDRRLSPVGQLADITLITGEQTEVFSDHILSLLSLSQLIITGLQKKDSENIQKRQEKLEQLYAEKGIFLE; this is translated from the coding sequence ATGAATACACAAACATTTCAACACTTAGTTAAAGAAAAATTTTCAGCTCTTTCACCCGGTCAAAAAAAAGTAGCTGAATTTTTAGTTTCTTCACTAGAAGAAGGCGCCCTTCATACAGCTTTTCAAATCGGGCGTGAAGTTGGCGTCAGCGAAACGACTGTGATTCGCCTTGCTTATGCACTAGGATTAAATGGATTTTCTGACATGCAAGAACGAATTAGACAAGATTGGCTCGGAAGCAAACAGTCTCCTTCTCACCCAAAAGAAGCTGCTGAAAAGAACAATTTAAGCGACACCAGCATGTTTACCCACACGCTGCAGCATGAAAAACAAATATTAGATGAACTGATTCATCAGGTCGAAGAAGAAGATATTTGGCAAATAGTCGAGGCATTACGTCAAGCAGATCAAATCTATATCGGGGGATTTCGGGAATCATATACCGCTGCGTACTGGCTCTATTACAAAATGAGTCAGCTTAGGGAACATATTTATGTGTCGCTTCCGACAGGTTATTTGCTCGAAACATTATGCCATTTTACAGAGAAGTCCGTCGTTCTTGTTTTTTCGCTTCCTCGCTATACAAAAGAAGCCGTAGCATTAGCTGAACAAGCAAAAAAACAAGGAGCTCTTGTGATTGCGATTACAGACCGGCGCTTATCTCCCGTTGGACAGCTAGCTGATATTACGCTCATTACAGGCGAACAAACAGAAGTATTTTCTGATCATATTTTATCTCTTCTTAGCTTATCGCAGCTGATTATAACAGGGCTGCAGAAAAAGGATTCGGAAAATATTCAAAAACGCCAGGAAAAATTAGAGCAGCTCTATGCGGAAAAAGGGATCTTTTTAGAATAA
- a CDS encoding sigma-54 interaction domain-containing protein, with product MNSEWNENQWILHSLKDDLLVTDEKGIIVRIHEGTGNIYDVKAEKLLGKSVYELEKQGLFTPIVTPIVLETKKKITLVQTTKQGKQVLVTGIPVKDEKGEIKRIVSYSHDVTELMEMKTYLDAMEGEMQRVKSELMLLRNQNLSTEGIVCNSDRMQHVLRTAVHVSNVDVNILLLGQSGVGKTHLAKLIHNKSTRSKGPFIEVNCGAIPDHLFEAELFGYEAGAFTGASKNGKVGLVELADGGTLFLDEVGELSPAHQVKILKLIQEKQFYSVGGRRPKTVDFRLIAATNKDLEKAVAEKEFREDLYFRLSVVPITIPSLKERPEDIFPLLTHFAEQFEKKYNRKRTFDNAVIHALLAHEWKGNVRELINVIEHAVVVSSQTLITMEHLPHSLHRKKRIQHVEKHQEMKLNDALNELEKEILVNARKRYKTTTEIGNALGISQPSVVRKLKKHSVF from the coding sequence ATGAATTCAGAATGGAATGAAAATCAGTGGATCCTTCATTCATTAAAAGATGATTTGCTTGTGACGGATGAAAAAGGCATCATTGTCCGAATACATGAAGGAACGGGAAATATTTACGATGTAAAAGCTGAAAAGCTCTTGGGAAAGTCTGTGTATGAACTTGAAAAACAAGGGCTGTTTACACCAATCGTCACGCCAATTGTGCTTGAAACAAAGAAGAAAATTACGCTTGTACAAACAACTAAACAAGGCAAGCAAGTACTTGTTACAGGCATTCCTGTAAAAGATGAAAAAGGAGAGATTAAAAGAATCGTCAGCTATTCTCATGATGTGACGGAGCTTATGGAAATGAAAACGTATCTTGATGCAATGGAAGGCGAGATGCAGCGCGTAAAGAGCGAGCTTATGCTGCTGAGGAACCAAAATCTATCAACAGAAGGAATTGTATGCAACAGCGACAGAATGCAGCACGTTCTTCGTACGGCGGTTCACGTCTCGAACGTGGACGTAAATATTTTACTTTTAGGGCAATCTGGAGTAGGAAAAACGCACTTAGCCAAGCTGATACATAACAAAAGTACAAGAAGCAAAGGACCGTTTATTGAAGTGAACTGCGGGGCGATTCCAGATCATTTATTTGAAGCTGAACTCTTTGGCTATGAAGCGGGGGCTTTTACCGGCGCATCTAAAAACGGAAAAGTGGGGCTAGTGGAATTAGCAGATGGGGGTACGCTTTTTTTGGATGAAGTGGGAGAGCTGTCACCGGCTCATCAAGTGAAAATTTTAAAGCTCATTCAAGAAAAGCAGTTTTACTCCGTTGGAGGCAGAAGGCCTAAAACCGTGGACTTTCGCTTAATTGCAGCAACGAATAAAGATTTAGAAAAAGCCGTAGCTGAAAAAGAATTTCGAGAAGATTTGTATTTTCGTTTAAGCGTCGTACCGATCACCATTCCATCTTTGAAGGAGCGTCCTGAAGATATTTTTCCGCTGCTCACACATTTTGCCGAGCAGTTTGAAAAGAAATATAACCGAAAAAGAACGTTTGATAATGCGGTTATTCACGCACTGCTTGCGCATGAGTGGAAAGGAAACGTAAGAGAGTTAATCAATGTGATTGAACACGCGGTGGTTGTGTCTTCACAAACGCTGATTACAATGGAACATTTGCCGCATTCTCTGCATAGAAAAAAACGAATTCAGCATGTTGAAAAACATCAGGAAATGAAGCTTAACGATGCGTTAAATGAGCTGGAAAAAGAGATATTAGTAAACGCAAGAAAACGGTACAAAACCACAACAGAAATAGGTAACGCACTCGGAATCAGTCAGCCTTCAGTTGTTAGAAAATTAAAAAAACATTCCGTTTTTTAA
- a CDS encoding aspartate aminotransferase family protein: MTQASLTQLMNSLPDLLAPSMAKDHPNLPVVKAEGCYYYGADGKTYLDFTSGIATANTGHRHPKVVQAIKDSVDHLMHGPSGVIMYESILQLAEELKTVLPRGLDCFFFANSGTEAIEGALKLAKYVTQRTYAVSFTGCFHGRSLGALSVTTSKSKYRKFLQPSGLTYQVPYADVTQCPKGEDPEIYCVEKLEKDFDTLFKHQVTPEEVACMIVEPVLGEGGYVIPPKAWLQKIREVCDRHGILLIFDEVQTGFGRTGEWFAAQTFDMTPDIMAIAKGIASGLPLSATVASKQLMEKWPIGTHGTTFGGNPIACSAALATLDVLKEEKLVENSKVMGKYAADQLQHLKAKHEVIGSIRSVGLMIGIEIINPKTKQGDGNLLLEILDKCLEKGVLFYLCGNSGEVIRMIPPLTITKEEIDAGLRVLDAALTEITSLHVI; this comes from the coding sequence ATGACGCAGGCATCACTTACACAGTTAATGAACAGTTTACCGGATTTACTAGCACCAAGCATGGCGAAAGATCATCCTAATTTACCGGTGGTAAAAGCAGAAGGCTGCTACTACTACGGAGCGGACGGAAAAACGTATTTAGATTTTACATCAGGTATTGCAACAGCGAATACGGGTCACCGTCATCCTAAAGTTGTACAAGCGATTAAAGATAGCGTTGATCATCTTATGCACGGCCCGTCAGGTGTTATTATGTACGAATCTATTTTACAGCTTGCCGAAGAGTTAAAAACAGTGTTGCCAAGAGGCTTGGACTGCTTTTTCTTTGCCAACAGCGGAACCGAAGCAATTGAAGGAGCGTTAAAGCTGGCAAAATACGTTACGCAAAGAACTTATGCTGTTTCGTTTACAGGCTGCTTTCACGGCCGTTCTCTTGGAGCGCTTAGCGTGACCACATCAAAAAGCAAATACCGGAAATTTCTTCAGCCATCGGGCTTAACGTATCAAGTACCTTATGCAGACGTGACTCAGTGTCCAAAAGGAGAAGATCCGGAAATCTACTGCGTGGAAAAGTTAGAAAAAGATTTTGACACTTTGTTTAAGCATCAAGTAACGCCGGAAGAAGTGGCGTGCATGATTGTAGAGCCAGTTCTTGGAGAAGGCGGCTACGTAATCCCGCCGAAAGCATGGCTGCAAAAAATAAGAGAAGTATGCGACAGACACGGAATTCTGCTTATTTTTGACGAAGTGCAAACCGGCTTTGGACGCACCGGCGAGTGGTTTGCAGCTCAAACGTTTGATATGACGCCTGACATTATGGCCATCGCAAAAGGCATAGCATCAGGCCTTCCACTAAGTGCTACCGTAGCTTCCAAACAGCTCATGGAAAAGTGGCCGATTGGTACACACGGAACAACTTTTGGAGGCAATCCCATCGCTTGTTCAGCAGCACTTGCGACATTGGACGTATTAAAAGAAGAAAAGCTGGTTGAAAACTCAAAAGTAATGGGGAAATATGCAGCGGATCAGCTTCAGCATTTAAAAGCGAAGCATGAAGTCATCGGAAGCATCCGTTCAGTAGGACTAATGATTGGAATTGAAATTATTAACCCAAAAACAAAGCAAGGTGACGGAAACCTTCTTCTTGAGATCTTAGACAAATGTTTGGAAAAAGGCGTGCTGTTTTACCTTTGCGGAAATAGTGGAGAGGTGATTCGAATGATTCCTCCGTTAACGATTACAAAAGAAGAAATTGATGCCGGTCTTCGCGTGTTAGATGCAGCATTGACAGAAATAACAAGTCTTCACGTAATCTAA
- a CDS encoding sodium:solute symporter has protein sequence MNGLDMTVMFVYFGVLVVAGIIGSLKAKSSEEFILAGRNLGMFMYLGCLSAVILGGASTIGTAQLGYEHGLSGIWFVTMIGLGIITLGTIFIKRISSLKVTTISELLGKRYNAQAQIISAVVAAIYTLMVSVTQVIGMGTIIHALLGWNMTASMLIGGSIVLFYTILGGMWSVTVTDIIQFVVMTVAIFGFMLPMSVSEAGGLKTLAGDLPTSYFDFSSIGYGQIFQYFLLYTLGMAVSQDIWQRVFTARTEKIARNGSIFAGVYSIAYAIAGSGIGMCAYLLLPNAESSQSIFATLAVQILPQGLLGLVLAGVCSALMSTASGTLLASSTLISNDIIKKVWLKNISEKNYLILTRVNTLIVGVLAIVFALWIQDVLVALDVAYAILSGAIFVPFVVSLFWKDIHPKAGVSAIVVSTLVVLGGLLIEGLSSTTPILYGISSSIIIMAGFAVMARNKELSDQEKVQEDM, from the coding sequence ATGAACGGACTGGATATGACGGTTATGTTTGTCTATTTTGGCGTATTGGTTGTAGCTGGTATTATTGGCTCGTTAAAAGCTAAATCATCAGAAGAGTTTATTTTAGCCGGACGAAACTTAGGGATGTTCATGTATTTAGGATGTTTGTCTGCCGTTATTTTAGGCGGAGCGTCGACGATTGGAACGGCTCAGCTTGGCTACGAGCACGGGCTGTCTGGCATTTGGTTTGTGACGATGATTGGACTTGGAATCATTACGCTTGGCACGATTTTTATCAAGCGGATTTCGTCTTTAAAAGTAACCACTATCAGTGAACTGCTAGGAAAAAGATATAACGCGCAGGCGCAAATTATCAGTGCAGTTGTTGCCGCTATTTATACATTAATGGTATCGGTCACTCAAGTCATTGGAATGGGAACCATCATTCATGCTTTGCTTGGATGGAACATGACTGCGTCGATGTTAATTGGCGGTTCGATTGTCCTGTTTTACACGATTTTAGGCGGAATGTGGAGCGTAACGGTCACCGACATTATTCAGTTTGTTGTGATGACGGTGGCGATTTTTGGATTTATGCTTCCAATGAGTGTATCAGAAGCAGGAGGTCTCAAAACACTTGCCGGAGATTTGCCGACATCTTACTTTGATTTTTCATCCATTGGATACGGTCAAATCTTTCAGTATTTCCTCTTGTATACGCTTGGTATGGCAGTTTCTCAAGATATTTGGCAGAGAGTATTTACAGCGCGAACAGAAAAAATTGCGCGAAACGGCTCCATTTTTGCAGGCGTGTACAGCATTGCCTACGCGATTGCAGGAAGTGGGATTGGAATGTGTGCGTATTTGCTGCTGCCAAACGCAGAAAGCAGTCAAAGTATTTTTGCTACGCTTGCGGTTCAAATTCTGCCTCAAGGGCTATTAGGTTTAGTACTAGCAGGTGTTTGTTCAGCGCTGATGTCAACTGCTTCAGGAACACTGCTTGCGTCTTCTACGCTGATTAGTAACGATATTATTAAAAAAGTATGGCTTAAAAATATTTCAGAGAAAAACTATTTAATTTTAACGCGCGTCAATACCCTTATTGTCGGCGTGCTTGCTATTGTTTTTGCTCTTTGGATTCAAGACGTACTTGTCGCTTTAGACGTTGCGTATGCTATTTTATCAGGAGCCATTTTTGTTCCGTTTGTTGTGTCGCTGTTTTGGAAAGACATTCATCCAAAAGCAGGGGTTTCGGCTATTGTTGTCAGTACGCTAGTGGTACTTGGAGGTCTATTGATTGAAGGACTTTCTTCTACCACTCCAATTCTATACGGAATTTCAAGCAGTATTATTATAATGGCTGGATTTGCTGTTATGGCTCGAAACAAAGAACTATCTGATCAAGAGAAAGTTCAAGAAGATATGTGA
- a CDS encoding MFS transporter produces MKSRTSVMVSIVLAMLVASLDSTIMNTTMPVIAKELGRFDLYAWSFASYMIASTILSPVAGRLSDLFGRKKVFGFGIIAFLIGSMLCGVANTMIQLVLFRAVQGIGAGFMVAFPAIIAGDLFPVEKRGKIQALFTTMWGLSAVLAPLLGAFFVDYLTWRWIFFINLPVCIVSFLTLMPYQESYEPKRAKVDYIGAILFGAGVTSLLLVTVVEQNRFVYTAAGLILLVIFYLHERKHASPIVPLSMFQNKTLSWININAFIGTVALFGTSSYIPLFLQRVAHLSLFMSGVALLGTAVGWMSVSVPAGKWILKHGYRKLLLIGNVLLVGSGTLLLMLNESHGFFYVFCVMIVQGLSFGLLSTVGVIGVQQLVGGHERGISTSFFMFCRNMGTAIGVTIMGALLTSGGSFMAGIHHLFLFGFAGSIVALLTSLKIQNDTESKRNRAAS; encoded by the coding sequence ATGAAAAGCAGAACGTCTGTAATGGTTAGTATTGTGCTGGCAATGCTAGTGGCTTCGCTTGATTCAACGATTATGAATACGACGATGCCCGTTATTGCAAAAGAGCTTGGAAGATTTGATTTGTACGCGTGGTCGTTTGCTTCGTACATGATTGCAAGCACGATTTTATCTCCAGTAGCAGGGAGGTTATCGGATTTATTTGGCCGCAAAAAAGTATTTGGGTTTGGAATTATTGCTTTTTTAATTGGTTCGATGCTTTGCGGCGTGGCGAATACGATGATTCAGCTTGTTCTTTTCCGTGCGGTTCAAGGAATAGGAGCCGGGTTTATGGTGGCGTTTCCCGCTATTATTGCCGGAGACTTATTTCCCGTAGAGAAACGAGGGAAAATTCAAGCGCTGTTTACAACGATGTGGGGATTATCAGCTGTGTTGGCTCCGCTTTTAGGCGCTTTTTTTGTGGACTATTTAACGTGGAGATGGATTTTCTTTATTAATTTACCGGTATGTATTGTCTCATTTCTTACGTTAATGCCATATCAAGAAAGCTATGAGCCGAAAAGAGCGAAAGTCGATTACATTGGCGCCATTTTGTTTGGAGCGGGCGTTACGTCACTCCTGCTCGTTACGGTAGTGGAACAGAACCGATTTGTGTATACAGCCGCGGGACTTATTTTATTAGTTATTTTTTATCTGCATGAACGAAAACATGCTTCTCCGATTGTACCGCTGTCTATGTTCCAAAACAAAACGCTGTCATGGATTAATATCAATGCGTTTATTGGTACAGTGGCTTTATTCGGTACGTCGAGCTACATTCCGTTATTTTTACAGCGAGTAGCGCATCTGTCACTGTTTATGAGCGGAGTTGCGCTGTTAGGAACAGCGGTCGGATGGATGTCTGTGTCCGTGCCTGCAGGTAAATGGATTTTAAAACACGGCTACAGAAAACTTTTGTTAATCGGAAATGTGCTGCTGGTTGGATCGGGAACGCTGCTGCTGATGCTAAATGAAAGTCATGGTTTCTTCTATGTGTTTTGCGTCATGATTGTGCAAGGACTATCGTTTGGACTGCTGTCTACGGTCGGAGTCATTGGTGTACAGCAATTAGTAGGAGGACATGAAAGAGGTATCTCTACGTCATTTTTTATGTTTTGCAGAAACATGGGAACAGCAATCGGCGTTACCATTATGGGTGCTTTGCTGACTTCAGGCGGAAGCTTTATGGCAGGCATTCATCACTTGTTTTTATTTGGCTTTGCAGGAAGCATCGTGGCTTTATTAACTTCCTTAAAAATTCAAAACGATACGGAATCAAAGCGCAATCGAGCTGCTAGTTAA
- a CDS encoding efflux RND transporter permease subunit gives MSWLTKWSFKNKAAITIMSILILALGVISYFTLPMEFLPTADQPQVSVVVMGQGTDADSMEKQVTSPIEEAVAGVKGKSNVYSTTGDGYSKIDILFESKTDMKEAKTNVQEALSSVQLPTNVSKPNVIQLNTSMIPIADISLTFKEGLTRDNLDLAEKKLIPKYKDVKGIASVQTYGTAASYVSITVDNKKLSKKNVTIDKVISVLEGKNTSLAVGEKVINNVTGKIDSLDKVKKLPVVPNVKLGDLAKVEVKKPEGVVTHINGKDALLLIVTKDSHSNAVSITKEVKKLSQQISKDYKNVDASVFFATGDSVQNSVHSMMKEVLLGAFFATVVIMLFLRSVRSTFITIVSIPLSLCFTLFLLSKSGVTLNILTLGGVAVAIGRLVDDSIVVIENIFRKMQKEEFSLGLIIDATKEVGSAITASTLTTVAVFLPIGLVNGGLQDFMLPFALTLTYSLLSSLIVALTVVPLMSAGLLKNERLRKHKQPVRFTKVITWSLNHKWVVLLLSLLLFVGSIGAYTLMPKGAVDNSSSDFVGTTLSYPNNTPIGTVEEKSLQLERYILAQKEVKDVYMQLGNTDEGAKWGDVGSPTEATYTILVKDSKNIDSLMNRIENQKKLYDGGDLSVSAASLMGASTTSITVDVIGNDMNKLEKTASSIKKEISDIKGIDKVSTNQDEKKTVYSLDVDPTKANTQQVAQQLGVMLNKTPVGTVDLEGKQANVFLESVLNPTSPQELKDISIMTETGASPVLKVASLKQDEKPTNQFHKNGDPYIQVTADVDPEKLSEINKDIQTTIFGDGKKKGLSISKDVDVVIGGASTQQGDDFSDLFITMLVSIGIVFLIMVITFKTIRTPFAILFSLPLAAIGAVLGLLISRITVDVTALLGALMLIGIVVTNAIVLLDRVKQNEKKMIMRDAIVEASATRMRPIVMTSAATICAMLPLLFKQSESGSLVSQSLAVVVIGGLAVATLLTLVVIPVVYELLHFRKSKKQRIQQKQQEDVTPL, from the coding sequence ATGTCATGGCTCACCAAATGGTCGTTTAAAAACAAAGCGGCTATCACCATTATGTCTATTTTAATTTTAGCTCTAGGAGTCATTAGTTATTTTACACTTCCGATGGAATTCCTGCCGACCGCTGATCAGCCTCAAGTGTCAGTAGTAGTTATGGGCCAAGGAACGGATGCAGATTCCATGGAAAAACAAGTTACGTCACCGATTGAAGAAGCGGTAGCCGGTGTTAAAGGAAAAAGCAACGTGTATTCGACAACAGGAGACGGCTATTCCAAAATCGATATTTTATTTGAATCCAAAACGGATATGAAAGAAGCAAAAACAAATGTCCAAGAAGCGCTATCTTCCGTGCAGCTTCCAACCAATGTATCAAAACCTAATGTTATTCAATTAAATACCTCTATGATTCCCATCGCAGATATTTCACTCACATTTAAAGAAGGATTAACAAGAGACAATCTAGATCTTGCAGAGAAAAAACTAATTCCTAAATATAAAGACGTCAAAGGCATTGCTAGTGTTCAAACGTATGGAACAGCGGCTTCCTATGTGTCTATTACGGTTGATAATAAGAAATTGTCCAAAAAGAACGTGACCATTGATAAAGTCATCAGCGTGTTAGAAGGAAAAAACACGTCCCTTGCAGTTGGAGAAAAAGTCATTAATAATGTAACAGGTAAAATTGACAGCTTGGATAAAGTGAAAAAGCTGCCGGTTGTACCGAATGTAAAACTGGGCGACCTTGCAAAAGTAGAGGTGAAAAAGCCTGAAGGCGTCGTGACGCATATTAACGGAAAAGATGCACTTTTACTTATTGTTACAAAAGACAGTCACTCAAACGCCGTTAGCATTACAAAAGAAGTGAAAAAACTGTCTCAACAAATTAGCAAAGACTACAAGAATGTGGATGCTTCCGTGTTTTTTGCAACGGGTGACAGCGTACAAAACTCTGTTCATTCGATGATGAAAGAGGTGTTGCTTGGCGCATTCTTTGCAACCGTTGTAATCATGCTGTTTTTACGCAGCGTTCGCTCTACGTTTATTACGATTGTATCCATTCCTTTATCGCTTTGCTTTACGCTGTTTTTATTATCAAAATCAGGCGTCACGCTTAATATTTTAACGCTTGGTGGAGTAGCGGTAGCGATTGGGAGATTGGTAGATGATAGCATCGTTGTTATTGAAAACATCTTTCGGAAAATGCAAAAAGAAGAATTTTCGCTTGGTCTAATTATTGATGCAACTAAAGAAGTAGGCTCTGCTATTACCGCTTCTACGTTAACGACAGTGGCCGTCTTTTTACCAATCGGCCTTGTAAACGGAGGGCTTCAAGACTTTATGCTTCCGTTTGCCTTAACGCTGACGTACTCGCTGCTGTCTTCATTAATCGTGGCACTTACCGTTGTGCCGTTAATGAGCGCCGGATTATTAAAAAATGAAAGACTTCGCAAGCACAAACAGCCGGTTCGTTTTACAAAGGTCATTACATGGTCGCTTAATCATAAATGGGTTGTGCTGCTGCTTTCGCTGCTTTTATTTGTAGGATCCATTGGTGCCTACACGCTGATGCCTAAAGGAGCTGTGGATAACTCTTCATCTGACTTTGTAGGCACAACGTTAAGCTACCCAAATAATACGCCAATTGGAACCGTAGAAGAAAAATCACTGCAGCTTGAACGCTATATTTTAGCTCAAAAAGAAGTAAAAGATGTATATATGCAGCTTGGTAATACGGACGAAGGAGCAAAGTGGGGAGACGTTGGTTCGCCTACTGAAGCCACGTATACGATTTTAGTAAAAGACAGTAAAAACATTGATTCGCTGATGAACCGAATTGAAAATCAAAAGAAACTCTATGACGGAGGGGATCTTAGCGTCAGTGCTGCTTCACTAATGGGAGCTTCCACTACTTCCATTACCGTTGATGTTATTGGAAACGACATGAATAAATTAGAAAAGACAGCAAGCAGCATCAAGAAAGAAATTAGCGATATAAAAGGTATAGACAAAGTTTCTACCAATCAAGATGAAAAGAAAACCGTTTACTCTTTAGACGTAGATCCAACAAAAGCGAATACTCAGCAAGTAGCGCAGCAGCTTGGCGTTATGCTGAACAAAACGCCGGTCGGAACAGTGGATTTAGAAGGCAAACAAGCAAACGTATTTCTTGAATCTGTACTAAATCCAACATCACCGCAAGAGTTAAAAGATATTTCCATTATGACGGAAACCGGAGCATCACCTGTTTTAAAAGTAGCTTCACTAAAGCAAGATGAAAAGCCAACAAATCAGTTTCATAAAAATGGAGACCCTTATATTCAAGTAACAGCGGATGTAGATCCAGAAAAGCTTTCAGAGATTAATAAAGACATTCAAACAACGATTTTTGGAGACGGTAAGAAGAAAGGACTATCGATTTCAAAAGATGTTGACGTTGTAATTGGCGGAGCAAGCACTCAGCAAGGAGACGATTTCTCTGACTTGTTTATTACAATGCTCGTGTCGATTGGTATTGTGTTCTTAATTATGGTGATTACGTTTAAAACGATCCGTACACCGTTTGCGATTTTATTTTCACTTCCGCTTGCAGCTATCGGTGCCGTTTTAGGGTTATTAATCAGCCGTATCACAGTAGACGTAACGGCTTTATTAGGCGCATTGATGCTGATTGGTATCGTCGTGACCAATGCAATTGTACTATTAGACCGCGTTAAGCAAAATGAAAAGAAAATGATTATGCGCGATGCCATTGTTGAAGCTTCCGCTACGCGTATGCGTCCGATTGTCATGACTTCTGCTGCTACGATTTGTGCGATGCTGCCGCTTTTATTTAAACAAAGCGAAAGCGGAAGCCTTGTTTCTCAAAGTCTAGCAGTCGTGGTGATTGGAGGATTGGCCGTTGCGACTCTTCTTACGCTTGTAGTCATTCCGGTTGTATATGAGCTGCTTCATTTCAGAAAATCGAAAAAGCAAAGAATACAGCAAAAACAGCAAGAAGATGTAACGCCACTATAA
- a CDS encoding Fe3+ hydroxamate ABC transporter substrate-binding protein yields MFGIKELCSVCQKEIQPNEEVWVRMKYPSKRGMTEIKAFLHQEAQFVCMDCFEETKK; encoded by the coding sequence ATGTTTGGAATAAAAGAGCTATGTTCTGTTTGTCAAAAAGAAATTCAGCCCAATGAAGAAGTATGGGTGCGGATGAAGTATCCAAGTAAAAGAGGCATGACCGAAATTAAAGCTTTTTTACATCAAGAAGCGCAGTTTGTATGCATGGACTGCTTTGAAGAAACAAAAAAATGA